The DNA sequence ATTTCCGGCACGGCGGACGAGGAAACCGGCGGCTACGGCGGTGTCGCCTACCTGGCCGAGCAGGGCTATTTCAACCCGAGCCGCGTACAGCATGTCATCATCCCAGAGCCGCTGAACAAGGATCGCATCTGCCTGGGACATCGCGGCGGCTGGTGGGCCGAGATCGAGACAAAAGGCGAGATCGCCCATGGCGCGATGCCTTTTCTGGGCGATTGCGCCGTGCGCCACATGGGGGCGGTCCTGCAGGAATTCGAAGACAAACTTTTCCCGGCAATGGCGGCGCGGTACACCGATATGCCGGTGGTGCCGGAAGGGGCGCGACAGTCCACGATGAACATAAACTCGATCCACGGTGGCGAACCGGAGCCGGAAGAAGGGTTCACGGGCCTGCAGGCCCACTGCGTGCCCGATAGCTGCCGTATCGTCATCGACCGCCGTTTCCTGATCGAAGAGACGCTGGACCAGGTCCGCGACGAAGTGACCGGACTGCTGGAAGGTCTGCGTGCCACCCGCGCAAACTTTGATTTCGAACTGACAGAACGAAACTCGGTCCTGCCCTCGATGACCGACCGGGATGCACCCGTGGTCCGCATGGTCGCCGACGCGATCAAAAAGGTGATGGGCAAGGCGCCTGAGTATGTCGCCTCCCCCGGCAGCTACGACCAGAAGCACATCGACCGGATCGGCACCCTGAAGAACTGCATCGCCTACGGGCCGGGCGTGCTGGAGCTGGCCCACAAGCCGGACGAATGGATCGGCATTGACGACATGATCGACAGTGCCAAGGTCATGGGCGCGGCGCTGGAAAGCCTGCTGCTGAAGGGCTAGGCTCTGGCCCCAGTGCCACAGGATTAATGGGGCCAGAGCCTAGGCGTCAAACGCCGTGGCTGCGCCGATGGCCAGCCCGTCGACAATCGCAGTCAGGGCGGCACCCCGGTGAATTTCGGCCTCGGGCACGCGCGCTTTCAGAACGTCGACGACCACCTGCATCAGACTGGATCCACCGACAAAAATCACCTTGTCGACCTGATCCGGCGCCACCCCGGCTTTGGCCATCACATCGGAAGCAGCCGCGCCGATTTCATCCGCGATGGGGGCCAACCGCGCCGTCATCCAGTCACTGGGCAAGGGCAACGTGGCACCGGGTTTCAGCATTCCGACCTTGACCACCGGGTCGGTGACACCCGGTGTGTTCGCCATGATCTTGCCCGCCTCGACGGCAAAGGCCAGATCGTGACCCAGCTCTTCTTCCAGGACCTTGACCAGACGGCCCAACCGCTTGGGATGCACCGCGAATTTCTCAAGTTCTGCCGCTGCCTTGCGGGTGTCCGGCCCGTAAAGAAACGGGATCTTGGCCCAGGTGGCGAGGTCATTGAAGATGGCATTCGGCGCAATATGCGTGTCATTGCCAAAGGCATGGCGGATCGGGCTGCCCATGCCCAGCTGCGGCATCACGCGCCCGATACTGAGGGCGCGGTCAAAATCCGTGCCGCCGACGCGCACACCGTGGCTGGCCAGGATGTCGATCCCCGCTGTGCCCTTCTGCCGGAACAAGGTGAAATCCGATGTCCCGCCGCCGATGTCCACCACCAGAGCCAAGTCACCGGGAGAAAGGATCGCCCGGTTGGCCAAGGCCGCGGCCTCGGGCTCGTTCATGAATTGAACCTCGGTGAAACCAGCCCGGCGATAGGCCTCTTGCAGGTCCAGCAGTGCCTGCGCATCCCGCTGCGGATCAGCGGAATGAAACCGCACCGGCCGCCCCGAAAACGCACGATCATACACCGTGCCGGTCGCCGCCTCCGCCCTGCGCTTCACCTCCGCCAGAAACCGGGCGACGATATCGACGAAGTCCAGCCGCTCGCCCAGCAACATCCGGCTTTCGCGCATCAGCCGTGTGCCCAAAAGGCTTTTCAGCCCGCGCATATAACGGCCTTCATCACCGGCCAGCAGGGCTTGGCTGGCGCGCTCCCCCACAATCATCTTTTGGGCATCAAAGTCGAAGAACACCGCTGTCGGCACCGTCTCGGCGTCTTCCTCCAGCGGAATCAGATGAGGTTTGCCATCCACAATAATTCCGGCGGCAGAGTTCGACGTGCCAAAATCAATACCCAGTGCCGCCGACATGTGCTCATCCATCCCAGAATCCAGAGGCGGCTGACTAGGCCCTCCCGGGGCGAAAGGCAACTGCCACATCAAGAACGCTGGCAAGACGCAATCGGATTGGCTAGCCTTCGTTCATAACCAATAGGGGAGACCAAAATGCTACACCTTCGCCACCTTCTGCTCGGCGTCGGCACCGCCGCCCTGATGGCGGGCGCCGCCGCGGCCAAGGACGACATCACCGTCGCGCTGCAGCTCGAACCGCCGCACCTGGACCCGACATCGGCTGCGGCCGGGGCCATCGATTCCGTGCTCTATTCCAACGTGTTCGAAGGGCTGACGCGCTTCATGTCCGACGGCTCCGTCGTGCCGGGTCTTGCCGAAAGCTGGGACATCTCCGATGATGGATTGACCTATACCTTCAAGCTTCGCGAAGGCGTCACATTTCACGATGGGTCCGCGATGGACGCGGAAGATGTAAAATTCACCCTCGACCGCATCATCGCCGAAGACAGCGCCAATGCGCAAAAGGCGCTCTATTCGGCCATATCAGAGGTCAACGTGATCGACCCCGCGACCGTCGAGGTCAAGCTGAGCGAGCAGAACGGCAGCATGTTGTTCAACCTTGCCTGGGGTGACGCAGTGATCGTCGCACCCGAAAGCATCGACAACATCAAGCAGCAACCGATCGGGACAGGCGCCTTCAAGTTCGACAGCTGGACGCAGGGCGACAGGATCGTGCTGTCGAAAAATCCCGACTACTGGGGTACACCCGCGCACCTTGAATCGGCGACGTTCAAGTTCATCTCCGACCCCACCGCCGCCTTTGCCGCGATGATGGCCGAGGATGCGGATGTCTTCGTCGGTTTCCCGGCGCCCGAAAACCTGCCCCAGTTCGAGGCTGATCCGCGTTTCCAGGTCATCGTCGGCTCGACCGAGGGGGAAACAATCCTGTCCACCAACAACACGCGCGCGCCCTTCGACAACGTGAAGGTGCGCGAGGCGATGGCCCATGCGATTGACCGGCAAGCGATCATCGACGGCGCGATGTTCGGCCTTGGCACCCCCATCGGCACACATTTCGCCCCGCATAACCCGGCCTACGTCGACCTCATCTCGATGAGCGAATATGACCCGGAAAAGGCCAAGGCGCTGCTGGCCGAAGCGGGCTTCCCCGACGGGTTCGAAACCACGCTGCACCTGCCGCCCCCCTCCTACGCCCGGCGCGGTGGAGAGATCATCGCCGCACAGCTTGCTGAAGTCGGCATCAAGGCGGAAATCACCAACGTCGAATGGGCGCAATGGCTGGAAACCGTTTTCAAGGGCAAGGATTTCGGCCTGACCATCGTCAGCCATACCGAGCCGATGGACATCGGGATCTATGCCAACCCTGATTATTACTTCCAGTATGACAAGCCAGAGCTTCAGGAACTGATGAGCGAGCTGAACAGCACCACGGACCCGGACAAGCGGAAACAGATGCTGGGCGACGCGCAACGGATGATCTCTGAGGATTACGTAAACGGCTACCTCTTCCAACTGGCGCTGCCCACCGTGGCGAAAGTCGGGATCGAAGGTCTGTGGGAAAACGCGCCGACCCAGGCAACCGACCTGACGGCGGTCAGCTGGACGGAATGACCTGAAACAAACCCGAGACGCGATAGAGCCCCGGCTTCAGCCGGGGCTTTTTCACATCTGGCGGAGCCGTTAATCGACGATGAAGATGCCGGTGCTTTTCAGCTTGTGCTCGGGCTCCACATGTATGGTGATCTGCGCCTCGCCCAGTTCGGCGCGCAACCGGGCTTCGACCCGGTCGCAGATCTCATGCGCCTCAAAGACCGAGATTTCCCCGGGGACGACCAGATGAAAGTCGATAAAGGTGATCGCTCCTGCGTGCCGCGTGCGCAGGTCATGAGCCTGCGTGGCACCGCCAGCCTCGGTCGCAATGATGTCGCGTATCTGTTTGAGTTCGCTGTCCGGTACGGCCTCGTCCATCAGACCGCTGAGCGATTCCTTTACCACCTTTGAACCCGACCACAGGATGTTCAGCGCCACGACCACCGCCATCAGCGGGTCCAACAGCCACACCCCGGTCGCATAGGCCAGCAAGATACCGATGGCCACGCCAAAGGATGTCAGGACATCGGTGAACAGATGCCGGCCATCCGCCACGAGCGCCGGCGACCTGTATCTGCGCCCGCGAGAGATCAAGAGCCAGGCCCAGACCCCGTTGATCGCCGTCGCACCAAGGTTGATCGCCAATCCCTCGACCGGTGCATTCAGCGCGCGCGGCGTGGCGAAGGCATGGAAGGCTTCGTTCAGGATGATCAGTGCGGCGACGATGATCATCACCCCTTCCAGTACCGCGCTGAAGAACTCGGCCTTGTGATGGCCGAAGGGATGGTTCGTATCCGCAGGTCGCGCCGCCACGCGTATCGCGATCAGCGCGGCAATGGCCGTGGCGACGTTGACCGTGCTTTCCAGCGCGTCTGAAAACAGCGCCACGGAACCGGTGATCCAATAGGCAATCGCCTTGAGCAGCAGGACCACAATGCCAATCGCAATACTGCCTGTCGCCAGTTTCAACGTGGGGGTCATTGTGCCGTCCGCCTTGTTTGCTTGCCGCGATCTTCGCGGATCAGGTCAGAGCTTCGACCAGCGCGATCAATCCCGCCATCGCCGCGGCCCCGCCCAGCGCCGACAGGACGATCCACCGCTTGCGGGTAGGGCGCAGGATGGTCGTCTCGTTGCTTTGCCGCAACAGCGCCGCCTCTACCAACCCCGGCAACCGGGGCCCGAACCGCGCCAGAACCTGCGCGGTGCTGGCCAGATCGCTGATCACCGCCGCCGGGCCGATGGATTTGGAAATGTAGTTGCTCACAATCGGGCTGGCGACTTCCCAGATGTTGATGTGCGGGTTCAGGGACCGTGCCACCCCTTCGACCACGACCATGGTGCGCTGCAGCAGGATCAGTTCGGTCCGTGTTTCCATGCCGAAGCGTTCGGTGACTTCAAACAGATACGTCAGCAGCCGTGCCATCGAGATACGGGTGGCGTCCATGCCGAAGATGGGTTCGCCCACCGCGCGCAGGGCGCGGGCGAATTCGTCCACATCTTTGTCCGCCGGGACATACCCCGCCTCGAAATGCACCTTGGCCACCCGCAGGTAATCGCGGCGGATGAACCCATAGAGAATCTCGGCATAGACGCGGCGGGTATAGGCATCGATATGGCCCATGATCCCGAAATCATATGCAATGATGTCGCCGTTCGGCGCGACCTTCAGATTACCCTGATGCATGTCGGCGTGAAAATAGCCGTCGCGCAGCGCGTGGTTCAGGAACAATTGCAGCACCCGGCTGCTGAGCACCGCCCGGTCATGGCCCGCCGCGTCGATGGCATCGTTGTCGCCCATCGGCACACCGTCGGCCCAACCCAGCGTCATCACCCGCCGGGCCGACAGGTTCCACTTGATCTGAGGCAGCTGAAAACCATCGTCGTTCTTGGTGTTCGCAGCAAACTCCGACGCGGCGGCGCTTTCCAGCCTCAAGTCCAGCTCACCCCGGACGACACCGTCGAAATGTTCGATCACTTCCATCGGACGCAGCCGCCGCGACCCGGGCGAGAAAAGCTCGACCATGCGGGCGGCGAGATAGAAGGCATCGACATCTTTTCGAAATGCCCGTTCAATGTCGGGGCGCAACACCTTGACCGCGACCTTCTCGCCGGTATCCGCCAGAGTTGCCTTGTGGACCTGCGCGATGGAGGCGGCGGCGACGGGTTCGCTGAAGTCGGAAAACAGCTCATCCAGGGGCAGACCCAGTTCGCGCTCCACCTCAGCCTTGGCCACCTCGATGGAAAAGGGCGGCAGCTTGTCCTGCAACACCCGAAGCTGTACCGCCAGTTCATCGCCCACCACGTCAGGGCGGGTGGACAGCACCTGCCCGAACTTGATGTACGCCGGTCCCAGCGCCGTCAGTGCCCTTGTCGCAGGCGGCATGGACGGATCGCCCTTGTAGCCCAGCCATTTGAACGGCAGCCCCAGCGCCCGCGCCACAAACCGCAAGGTTGGCGTTGCTTCGAAGGCATCCAGTACCAGGTTCATCGCGCCCGTGCGCTCAAGCGTGGCACCGGTGCGGATCAGCCGCCATATATTGTGGGGCCCGCGCACCTACAGTTTCCAGCCGGAATGAAGCGCAGCGATGCCCATGGTCAGGTTGCGGTATTTTGCCTGTTCGAACCCCGCCGCGCGCACCATGTCCAGAAACGTTTCCTGATCCGGGAAATTGCGGATCGACTCCACAAGGTACTGATAACTGTCGCGGTCGTTCGCGATCACCTGCCCCATGCGGGGAATCACGTTGAAACTGTACAGATCATAGGCCTTTTGCATCATCGGATTGGGCAACTGGCTGAATTCCAGCACCATCAGACGCCCCCCCGGACGCAGCACGCGGTAGGCTTCGTTCAACGCCTCCTGCGGTCGGGTCACGTTTCGGATGCCGAAGCTGATGGTGTAGACGTCAAAGCTGTTGTCGTCGAAGGGCAGGTTCATGGCGTCGCCAACCACCCAGTCCAGATGATCGGCCATCTGCGCCGCCTCGGCCCGTTTCCGTCCCTCGATCAGCATCCCTTCGGTCAGGTCGCAAACCGTGGCGTGGGCCTGCCCCGCCCGCTTTAGAAACTTGAATGACACATCGCCGGTGCCGCCGGCCATGTCGAGCAGCCGCTGACCTGCACGCGGCGCGAGCCAGTCCATCATCGCCTCTTTCCAGACCCGGTGGATGCCCATGCTCATCACGTCATTCATGACGTCATACTTGTTCGCCACATCGGAGAAGAGGGTCCGGACCATCCCGGCCTTTTCGTCCTCACGCACCGTGCGCGCACCGAAATGGGTGGTCTTGTCTGTCATGATCAGCGTCCCGATATTGTCAGTGCGGAGATATAGCTTACACACGCCGGATACAAACCGCCATTTGCCGCAGGTGCCCAGCGCCGGCGAAAGGACGCAAGATGCCAGAACTGCCCGAAGTCGAAACCGTGCGCCGCGGTCTTGCACCCGCGATGGAGGGGGCCGTGATCGAGCGGGCCGATGTGAACCGTCCCGACCTGCGCTGGCCCTTCCCCGCGGACATGTCCGAAAGGTTGACGGGGCAGCGCGTCGAACGCCTGCGGCGCCGCTCGAAATACATCCTGGCGGACCTCGGGTCCGGAGAATCGCTGCTGATTCACCTCGGGATGTCGGGCCGGATGCTGGTTTCGGGCGACCCGCTTGGCCAATTTGTTCACCATCACCCCGCGCCCGAAAAGCACGATCATGTGGTCCTGCACATGGCAAACGGTGCCCGGATCACCTTCAATGATCCACGCCGCTTCGGTGCCATGGACCTGATGCGGACAGCCGACGCCGACCGTCACAAACTGCTGGCCGCTCTGGGCCCCGAACCGCTGGGAAACGATTTCAACGAAGCGCATCTGGTCGCGGCGCTCAAAGGGCGGAACACCCCGATCAAGGCGGCGCTGCTGGACCAGCACGTCATCGCCGGACTGGGGAATATCTATGTCTGCGAGGCGCTTTACCGTGCGCGCATCCATCCGGCGCGCAAGGCCGGACGAATCTCGCAGAAGCGTGTGGCGGCTCTTGTTCCGATCATCCGCAACGTGCTGTCCGAGGCGATCGAGGCGGGCGGCTCGTCGCTGCGCGACTTCCGGCAGGCAGACGGAGAGCTGGGATATTTCCAGCACAACTTCGATGTCTATGGCCGCGAAAATGCCCCCTGTCGCACGCCGGACTGCACCCGGCCGATCAGACGCATCGTCCAGTCCGGGCGGTCTTCGTTCTATTGCGCTGAATGTCAAAGATAGCTTGAAACGTATCTTGCCCGTGTTATGCGTGACGGTCTGAGCGCAACGATAGAGAGACCCTCTGATGGCTTACGAAACGATCGTCGTGGAAGTGGAAAATCACGTGGCGCTGGTTACATTGAACCGGCCAGATGCCCTGAACGCTTTGAACGACGTCCTGATGTCCGAACTCGCCGACGCGCTGAAGAGCGCGCAGGAGAACGAAAAGGTCCGCTGCATCGTCATCACCGGCTCAGAAAAGGCTTTCGCCGCGGGCGCGGACATCGCGATGATGCGCGACAAGACCTTTGTCGAGGCGTTCAGCGGCGATCTCTTCACCGCCGAATCCGACCAGATCATGCGGGTGCGCAAACCCATCATTGCCGCGGTATCCGGCTACGCCCTGGGCGGCGGTTGCGAACTTGCCATGATGTGCGACTTCATCATCTGCTCGGAGACGGCGAAGTTCGGTCAGCCCGAGATAAACCTTGGCGTCGTCGCGGGCATCGGCGGCACGCAGCGGCTGACCCGGCTCGTGGGCAAGTCCAAGGCGATGGACATGAACCTGACCGGCCGCTTCATGGACGCCGAAGAGGCGGAGCGTTCCGGCCTGGTATCTCGCGTGGTGCCGGTGAAGAAGCTGATGGAGGAAACCATGGGCGCCGCCGGCAAGATTGCGGAGAAATCCATGATCTCCGTCATGGTGGTCAAGGAGGCGGTCAACCGCGCCTACGAGGTCCCGCTGCGTGAGGGCCTGCTGTTTGAACGCCGGGTTTTCCATTCGCTCTTTGCGACCGAAGACCAGAAGGAAGGCATGTCGGCGTTCCTCGAAAAGCGTGAGGCGCAGTTCCGGGACAAGTGATACCGGCTGGCCCCGATGTGGCCGGATTGGTACACCGCTTTACAACCCTCTGCATTTACCGCTATAGGCGGCCCGATACATGCGCGTGCAGCCCGCTCAGGCTAGAATCACCTTCCCGGTACGTCCGGCACGGGTTTGGCGTCACGCGCCTTGAACCGAAATTGAAAAACCCGAAGGCTGATCCTCATGGCAAACACAGTACAATCCAAGAAACGCGCACGTCAGAACGAAAAGCGTTTCCAGATCAACAAGGCACGCCGGTCGCGCATCCGCACACACCTGCGCAAGGTCGAGGAAGCGATCGCATCCGGCGACAAGAATGCTGCGACCGAGGCGCTGAAGAACGCCCAGCCCGAGCTGATGCGTGGCGTGAGCAAAGGTGTGTTTCATAAAAACACCGCATCGCGAAAAATGTCGCGGCTGGCATCCCGGGTCAAAGCACTGGCTTGATTTTCCCTTCGGCAGCCGGTCGAATCGACTATCTGCTTGAAACATAAGGCGTCGCTCTGCGGCGCCTTTTTGCTGTCCGCAGAGCTGAAAATCTGGCCACAGATTCTTTGCTGACAAAAGAACGAGTCAAGGCGGAAGATATGTTGAAGCGGCTGTGCAGTACTTGCTACCTACGTAGAGCGATTCATTTCGCGTGGGGGGACAGGCCTTTGAGACAGGTGCTTCCGGCTTCGGACAGTACCTTTCCGGGACGCAGATCGTGGCGGTCATACCGCTCGCTTTCTGTATTGCGAATGTAGCTGCTGCCGCGTTTGCCCTGTCCGTTTTGATACGGACGGCTTTTGCCAAGACCGATGCGCCCGGGCGCACCGATTGGCGAAATCCTAGATGAAAATGGTCCAGTTACCGGGCCGGTTGCCGTTTGGGACCGGACAGGTGGCCTGTATTCTGGATCGAGTGTGGTGCCGGACTGCTCCGGCGCTTGGTTGAAACCTGACTTGGGACAAATTTTGGAAATGACGCAAGATCAATGGGGCGAGATCAGACAGCGGCTGCTAAAGACAGTTGGGCAAAACAACTTTACCACCTGGATCGAACCGATGGAGGCTGGCGAGGTGGCCAATGGTATCGCCACCCTTCATGTACCGACGAACTTCTTCGGCAATTATGTCAGCCAGAATTTCTCGGACCTGATCCTGCACGAGATCAACGCGGAAGGCATCGAGGTTTCCCGCCTGAATTTTACCCTTCAGCAACGCGCCGCGAATGACGGCAAGGTTCCGTCCGATCCTCCGCGCAAAACGCATGCCCCCGCCAAAAGCGAGCCGACCAATGTCATGGTAACCGCCCCCCTTGATCCGCGTTTCAGTTTCGACAACTTCGTGGTCGGCAAACCCAACGAGCTGGCACATGCCGCCGCCAAGCGCGTGGCCGAAGGCGGCCCCGTCACCTTCAACCCCCTGTTTCTGTATGGCGGTGTTGGGCTGGGTAAAACGCACCTGATGCACGCGATCGCCCGCGAACTGGCCGAACGCAAACCGCAGATGAACGTGCTCTACCTCTCGGCGGAGCAGTTCATGTACCGCTTCGTTCAGGCTCTTCGCGACCGCAAGATGATGGACTTCAAGGAAATCTTCCGATCCGTGGATGTTCTGATGGTGGACGACGTTCAGTTCATCGCCGGCAAGGATAGCACACAGGAAGAGTTCTTTCACACGTTCAATGCCCTCGTGGACCAGCGCAAGCAGATCATCATCTCGGCCGACCGTGCACCGGGCGAAATCAAGGACCTTGAGGACCGCGTGAAGTCGCGCCTGCAATGCGGGCTGGTCGTGGACCTGCACCCAACGGATTACGAACTGCGCCTCGGCATCCTGCAAAGCAAGGTAGAAGCGCAGCGCGAACTCTATCCAGACCTTCAGGTTCAGGATGGCGTGCTCGAATTCCTGGCCCACAGGATCACGTCGAATGTTCGGGTCCTGGAAGGCGCGCTGACCCGCCTTTTTGCTTTCGGATCGCTGGTCGGACGCGAGATCAACATGGAACTGACCCAGGATTGCCTGACCGACGTGCTGCGCGATTCCGAACGCAGGATCTCGGTCGAGGAAATTCAGCGGAAGGTGTCCGAACATTACAACATTCGCCTGAGCGACATGATCGGGCCGAAGCGCCTGCGCAGCTACGCCCGACCGCGCCAGGTGGCGATGTACCTGTGCAAGCAGATGACCAGCCGGTCGCTGCCCGAGATCGGTCGCCGCTTTGGCGGGCGGGATCACACGACGGTCATCCACGGCGTGCGCCGCATCGAAGAACTCAAGCTGACCGATGACCAGATTGCCGAGGATCTGCAGCTGCTTCGCCGCGCGCTGGAAGCCTGATCGCGGCAACCATGCCACGACCGCCAGGTAATTGAGGGGCCCTTGCGGCCCCTCTTGCATTTGGTCCGTCAAGGCATGAAAAGTCTTGTTAAAACGAGGGAACCGGGTAGTTTGCCCGTCCCGACGGGTCTGACGGAGAAGCCATCATGAAATTCAGCATCGAACGTGCCGCATTGCTCAAGGCGGTAAGCCAGGCCCAATCCGTCGTCGAGCGGCGCAACACCATTCCGATCCTCGCGAACGTCCTGATCGAAGCGGACGGCAGCGATGTTTCTTTCCGGGCCACCGACCTGGACATCGAGGTTGTGGACAAGGTGGCTGCTCAGGTGGAACGCGCGGGCGCGACCACCGTGTCGGCCACCTTGCTGCACGAGATCGTCCGAAAGCTGCCCGATGGGGCGCTTATCAACCTGACTGCGGACAGCGCCGCAGGCCGCCTGACCGTCGAGGCGGGCCGCTCGAACTTCAGTCTCGCGACCCTCCCGCGGGAGGATTTTCCGGTCATGGCATCGTCGGAATACGCATCGAACTTCAGCGCCCCCGCACCTGTGCTTCGCCGCCTTTTCGACAAGTCGAAATTCGCCATCTCCACCGAGGAAACCCGGTACTATCTGAACGGCGTCTACATGCACGTTGCCGATGGCGATGACGGCAAGACGTTGCGTTGCGTGGCAACGGACGGCCACCGGCTGGCCCGTATCGACGCCGAACTGCCCGAAGGCGCGGCGGAGATGCCCGGCGTGATCGTTCCGCGCAAAACGGTGGGCGAGCTGCGTAAGCTGCTGGAAGACGATGACATGAAGATCGCCGTATCCGTGTCCGAGACCAAGGTGCGCTTTGCCACGCCCGAGATCACCCTGACATCCAAGGTCATCGACGGCACCTTCCCCGACTACACCCGCGTCATTCCGCAGGGGAACACCCGCAAGATGGAAGTGGACGCCGCCGAATTCGCACAGGCCGTGGACCGTGTGGCAACCGTCAGTTCGGAACGATCCCGTGCGGTCAAGCTGCAACTGGACGAGGATCGCCTGATTCTGTCCGTGAATGCCCCCGACAGCGGCGCCGCCGAAGAAGAGCTTGCCGTCGCTTACGGCGACGAACGTCTGGAGATCGGCTTCAACGCGAAATACCTGCTGGAGATCGCCAGCCAGGTGGACCGCGAGAACGCCGTGTTCCTGTTCAACTCCTCCGGTGATCCGACGCTGATGCGCGAAGGAAACGACATGTCTGCGGTCTATGTCGTGATGCCAATGCGTGTGTGACGCGCCGGAGTTTTCGAAAACTCCGGTCCGATATTTTCGAAAATATCGGCGCTGATCCATGACCGGATTGTTCCTGTCCCAGCTGACACTGTCTCACTTCAGGTCGCACCGCCGCAGCCTGATGGACTGCGACGCCCGCCCCGTGGCGCTGCACGGGCCCAATGGGGCGGGCAAGACCAACATCCTGGAAGCGATTTCATTGTTTTCACCGGGCAGAGGTCTGCGCCGGTCCAGTGCGCAGGACATGACCCGCAGGCCCGAGGCGCTGGGCTGGAAGGTGACGGGCATCCTGCATGTGCGCCAGCAGATCCACGAAGTCGAAATCTGGTCCGAG is a window from the Sulfitobacter sp. THAF37 genome containing:
- a CDS encoding enoyl-CoA hydratase, with the translated sequence MAYETIVVEVENHVALVTLNRPDALNALNDVLMSELADALKSAQENEKVRCIVITGSEKAFAAGADIAMMRDKTFVEAFSGDLFTAESDQIMRVRKPIIAAVSGYALGGGCELAMMCDFIICSETAKFGQPEINLGVVAGIGGTQRLTRLVGKSKAMDMNLTGRFMDAEEAERSGLVSRVVPVKKLMEETMGAAGKIAEKSMISVMVVKEAVNRAYEVPLREGLLFERRVFHSLFATEDQKEGMSAFLEKREAQFRDK
- the rpsT gene encoding 30S ribosomal protein S20, translated to MANTVQSKKRARQNEKRFQINKARRSRIRTHLRKVEEAIASGDKNAATEALKNAQPELMRGVSKGVFHKNTASRKMSRLASRVKALA
- the dnaA gene encoding chromosomal replication initiator protein DnaA; this translates as MTQDQWGEIRQRLLKTVGQNNFTTWIEPMEAGEVANGIATLHVPTNFFGNYVSQNFSDLILHEINAEGIEVSRLNFTLQQRAANDGKVPSDPPRKTHAPAKSEPTNVMVTAPLDPRFSFDNFVVGKPNELAHAAAKRVAEGGPVTFNPLFLYGGVGLGKTHLMHAIARELAERKPQMNVLYLSAEQFMYRFVQALRDRKMMDFKEIFRSVDVLMVDDVQFIAGKDSTQEEFFHTFNALVDQRKQIIISADRAPGEIKDLEDRVKSRLQCGLVVDLHPTDYELRLGILQSKVEAQRELYPDLQVQDGVLEFLAHRITSNVRVLEGALTRLFAFGSLVGREINMELTQDCLTDVLRDSERRISVEEIQRKVSEHYNIRLSDMIGPKRLRSYARPRQVAMYLCKQMTSRSLPEIGRRFGGRDHTTVIHGVRRIEELKLTDDQIAEDLQLLRRALEA
- the dnaN gene encoding DNA polymerase III subunit beta; amino-acid sequence: MKFSIERAALLKAVSQAQSVVERRNTIPILANVLIEADGSDVSFRATDLDIEVVDKVAAQVERAGATTVSATLLHEIVRKLPDGALINLTADSAAGRLTVEAGRSNFSLATLPREDFPVMASSEYASNFSAPAPVLRRLFDKSKFAISTEETRYYLNGVYMHVADGDDGKTLRCVATDGHRLARIDAELPEGAAEMPGVIVPRKTVGELRKLLEDDDMKIAVSVSETKVRFATPEITLTSKVIDGTFPDYTRVIPQGNTRKMEVDAAEFAQAVDRVATVSSERSRAVKLQLDEDRLILSVNAPDSGAAEEELAVAYGDERLEIGFNAKYLLEIASQVDRENAVFLFNSSGDPTLMREGNDMSAVYVVMPMRV